GAGACTATCGATTTTGTGTGCCAACAACTGcaggaaaaacaaatcaatattggaATTCCTGAGGTTAGTCTTAAAGAATTACTTCTAAAATGCACAATGAATGTCTATTTTGTCTTAAATAACACATATTATAGACAAATTGATGGTATAGCGATGGGTTCACCACTAGGTCCCATCCTTGAGGATTTTTTTCTGGCGAAACTAGAAAACGGACCTCTCAAAGAGGTTATCGATAAACTGGACTTCTACTGTCGTTACGTTGATGACACCTTCATCATTGCCGATCAGAACATTAGAAAAGAACAACTActggaactatttaataacaaacatcCTGCTATTAAATTTACATGTGAAGAGGAAATAGATAACAAACTAAATTTCCTGGACGTTTTAttaagtagaaaagaaaatggttcTATCAGCAGAGGTGTGTATAGAAAAGGTTCTTCTCAAGCCAATACACACATTTTTCAAGCTTTGTGCCTCTTCATTATAAGAGAAACTTAGTCAAATGTCTTGCAATTAGAGCTCTTAAGATATGTTCAGTCGACACAATTGATAGGGAATTACAACacattcataatattttgattgaattggGATATCCACTGGTTTTCCTGAAGAAACACTTGCGGGTACAAAACAAGAAAATTGTGACTCTGACGGCTAATAAGAAACCGCTTTTCTTAAAGCTGcaattcaatggtgatttagctAGCGATGTATTACGGGATAGGTTGACTAGAGCAGTAAAGAGaacatttaatgctgccaacCTCTGCCTATCGTATTCGACCCGATCGATGGTGATTCCACaattgaaggataagttacctggttatgccacttctatgtgtatctacgaattcagctgctcctgtggagaaagctatattgggcgcactaccaggcaactgaaccaacgagttagtgaacacctcccttcgtggttaggaagGGGTTACGTCAAAGcaatacgcagctcggttctaACACacttcccgaccgttgttgctaccttaacgtggtggtcgggcttgcctattgtgatgaagcaaccgagctatactggctggaacaaccgttcctcaaggtcctaccatgtcagacaggtcggttgaagagcggtaagactaaaagcaacaaacccaaggtccgaaggcgaagtcgtactgctgactgtacagaggtgtgacagcagtaaggtgtttccctcggacaaccagcataacagcgatgctgccttcccacaaggaggggtggggttggaaaaggtcgaccctaaaaatgcacacctcgccttatcccacggatatccgtctccggttgtaaggccctttgaagaacggagctaacacgtcaaaaaccttccacaaaaaggccgtgcgcgaccggcctcaagcagttgtcccttgggcactgcggtctcgctctcaggtcactgagaccgcctctaatccaatttccttttcaggtacctccagaagaacccttccttggtgtgggcaaccgggaagtgataaccgccctcatacctctaacagcacccaagaccattgtattcataatcaaccttcctcttcaattcctattattcctcctacatcgactttcaaccctaaacttcctctttcggcttcctcctcaagtgtcaccatagccaacgattctagtgctcaaaactctgtcccaggtctactgaaacctcgctccaaactacatattggagctttcaacgtacgcactctatgtcaaatcggtcagcaggcttccttggctaaaaccctagaatctttttccattgatgtatgctgtgtctccgaaacacgcatacaggattccagtgtggtcattcacttgacctcacctcggcaaaacggagagccaacgagatacaccctacatgtatctggtgacccgatggccagttctcgtggactggcaggtgtaggcatagcactaagcatgagggcggaacaagcactgctagagtggatccccgtcaacagtcgtctatgtgctgttcggctaaacggctccgtaaaaactcggaaggatagggacacacgtcgttgccttttcgtcgtttctgcctacgctcccactgactgcagctcagatgatgtgaaagatgaattttacagaaagctgtccgaacttcttcagaaagctaaacgctcaaacatagtactcgtagggggtgactttaatgctcagataggtagcttaaaccaaacggaaaggcatttaggtggatattttagcattccggcacagcgaacaaataatggtgaccgtctgctgcaactgtgctcagacaatcgcttatttttagcaaacacaaattttaagcataaggagagacatcgtctaacgtggcgaccgcctgcaccaaaccaacgatggactcaaatagaccatattgccatcagtcatcgttggagagggtcggtacaagattgttgctcattctggagtacctgcttggactccgaccacgccctaatacgggcacgcatctgcttgcgcctcactggacgcaaaaaagccacagtataaagacccattagaaccgaactgagtagcgaggaaaccaaaagtaggttccaggaacaactgaggtcacgattagatagttctgaagacgaggctgacccagatgttgcttgtaatgaaatacaagcagctgtggaagcagcagtgacatctattagcgacttaaaccacagagtttcaaagaaccattgggtttcttcaaagtctatcacactgatggattctcgcaaactcgtcccatcaggttccgaacatgatgaagagcgacaacaaatcagatctaggttaagaaaaagtctaagaaacgaccgtgagcagtggtgggcaacgaaagcaaaagagatggaaaaggcggcgactatagggaacacaagacagctttacagactaataaaagaaactggaattaataagtcaagtgtaagtgagattatatcggaaaaagacgatacactcatctgctcccagtccaggcgtttagaacgatgggcggaacatttcagagaacagttcagctggccttcagctactctacaactaccctccattcccagacagtgtgaatggaacattgaagtaggtcccccaactcttgctgaagttcaaaaggctatagttaatctgaaacgaggaagggcagctggtccagatggattggctccagaagtctttaaggatggtagtccaattttagcgattaggttgactaatattttagctaagatctgggagttagacgttattccatctgactggtcgcaatcacttatcgtcccaatatataagaaagggtcaaaatcatcctgtgacaaccacagagggattagtttaactaatataatatctaaaatactagcctcgataattatcagacgcctaactaagactcgtgaactgcaaacacgagagaaccaagctggcttcagacctagtcgtggctgcatcgaccacatattcaccattcgtcagattctagaacacaggcatacttatcgacgtccgacaatggtggtctttctcgacttaaaagcagcatttgactccgtagaccgcgagattctgtggcagtgtctgtcattgaaaggcgtaccccagaagtacataaaccttgtgaaggctctttactcgaacactattagtcgagtcagagcttatggcgaactgtcatctgattttgcaacctcatgtggtgtccgtcaaggctgtccactttccccatttttgtttaacttcatcatagatctactgatggaaataactttctcgtcgactgaattctcgggtattgatctcttaccaggaggtccacttatcgacttagaatacgcagatgacatagtcctgtttggtgaagacgctgacaaaatgcagagtcttctggtagcactgagcaacaatgccaggatgtttggaatgcgcttctctccctctaaatgcaagttgttgcttcaggactggtctgcgttaacacctgaactaaggatagggagtgaagtagtcgaacgcgttgacaacttcacttatcttggaagtctgatcagccccaatgtgttggtatcggacgaaatctcagcacggattcgaaaagctcgtttggcttttgccaacttgcgtcacctatggcgaaggcgagatatccgtctatcaataaaaggacgagtatactgcgcggcagtccgttctgttttaatttacgtcagcgaaacatggccattaagagtagaagacactcgtaagctattagtatttgaccacagatgccttagaaatattgctggcgtctgctgggatcaccgggtaagtaatagtgatgttagacgcagggtattagggaatgatggtaaatcagttgatgaggttgtgaatcttcatcgactgagataatTGGGCCAcctgttacgtatgcctgaacaccgattaccacgatgtgcaatgctaaccggtgctggagatggttggaagaaagttaggggcggccaaaccaaaacgtggcatcagtgcttgaagtcactaacttctagtctgagccatgttggtagatgcagactacttgattggggtccgcgtgactttcgtaaccaatggttggagactcttggtgacatggctcagaatcgattacaatggcgtcggtgtatacactccctgtcttcccttaaactaagagattaaaatcgattcatatctttctttctacgaaccaattctttcttcttgtactttatctctatatgcaaactttctcttatatattaccacctttgacctaaccacttctatgaatccagtgtgcatcttgttgtgctgatgcggtatggcaacctggaccgatgcacatatgtgcctggtcctacgttgtagctgactgactctatcacacttgatcgatagcggtcatatagtggacagaaaaaagtcgttcaaagttagTTATCGTATtcccactagttttccttatggtgttcgatctcgtctcttacacatagcagaagctataggaatccgagccaacaagccaagtctttgtgttcagaagaaatttgtaacacccttatctTTCCCTTGGccttaagtaataaatgaatttatttattgtttctaaCTTTCTCTTCGTTCATTATTTTTCATCACCCCCTCCtaccactttattttctctcaactatacgtttcatggtccaattatctgaacatttcttattacgtcatcttataattttataattgttatctcagtttctatattttcctaatcattgacctatttccgattatgtaacattggtttgaacctttattattcttatcaaaactaatgcacctgttgtcacaccctcaatttgtacttttcacgtTTCACTTATTATATAatcgttttcattgttatcgttgacttataaactaccttgattggtttaataatttcatatatgcatataaatattactgtatattagagtaaagcctgatgaggatctaatcggaaacaatattgttcgcttatgtctatgttgttctaaatttataatatgggaatatttcaaataccAAATATCTCGTACACACTACAGTAGATCTCCATTTCAAAATTTTTAACGTGATTGAATAACTTGTTTATTATAAATTTGACCTGTGAACTATTTATTTTCgacaattttgatgtttgattttaTTTCCTTCAAAAAGGCTGGGCCAGATTGCCAAAcaaaacgttgaatttactttaaGTTCGATCGCTGAGATTTTCACAAGTATAATTTCCCTCCTTAATTGAATGGTTAGTAGATATTTTGAGTTTCTCTCTGAACTTCGAAGTACATAGCTTGTATGTACTTGTTACACATCTTGTTTAATTTGATTtagatttataaatttattggtTAATTTGCAATTGTTTTGTCATACAGTTGTGATGTTTCTCACTTATTGAATCATACTAGTGTTAGCAATATTGTCTAAGCATCAGTTTTCTTGACTAAATTCGTAAGAATTTTTCATGTATTTCCCTTCATACAGACTGCTGGACTGGATGTGGTTGGAATTAAGATTTCCCTTTAAATTTAATCATATTTGTATGACAACTCATTTTATACTGTGCAAAAATATTCTCACTTTTATCATTCAGCTCCATTCGGATCGCGAAATTGGGACCTATGTTTCTGATCGATATTCTTACTATGCGTTTCAGTTTTTGGAGTCTGTTACTCCTTCGAGCAAAAGAACATTGTATGATTTTGTAAGTTTAAATTATACCATAGCTTTTTGTTTCTGTGCTGAGAACTCCGTATAGCTTTATGTGCTAGATTAAACAATCGACAGTAAAATTGATGGTTATCTTACTATTCCTTATATTAACCTTGTTAGTTGTCACTCTTATCACTAAAACGTAAGGGCTGGTGAAACTTTTcatcataatgaatgttataCTCATAAAATGACTAGTAATGTAGTTAGTAGCTTGATTTTTACCGAAACGTCAAAAATTGATAGGAATAATAAACTGCAAAAACGAGTTTATATCATGACAAGACAGATTTTGATATTGAAGTTTGATAAGAAAAACAGGTGAATAGAAATAAGTTGTGTTGGGGGGGGATTGGAAGTTAGCTTGGTGATTGAAAATGAGTGAAGCGATTTAATTGCTTCATTTGTACACACAGTTCTGCTTGGTTTATATGTGTTGTGGAAGTTTCAGCAGTTCAAATAAGGCAACAGGTCTGTGTTTTTAGTAGATTTCTACTCACTACGTGAATAACTTAGAATTTTTAATTTAGCCTCATGGAATGACCATTGTTCACAAAGTGTCCAGTccttgtcagtcagtcagtcagctacaacgtaggaccaggcacatatatgcatcggtccaagttgccatacgtcattaacacaacaagatggacaccggattcataaaagtagttaattcagaggtggtaatatatgaaagaaagattgcaataaggatatagtacaagaagaaagaattagttcgtagaaagaaagatatgaggtGGTTTTaatcttagtttaagagaagatagtgtatacacctacgtcactgtgatcgattctgagccatgtcaccaatagtctccaaccattggttacgatagtcacgcggaccccaatcaagtagtctgcatctaccaacatggctcagaccagaagttagtgacttcaagcactgatgccacgttttggtttggccgcccctaactttcttccaaccatctccaataccggatagcattgcacgtcgtggtaatcggtattcaggcatacgtaacacgtggcccaaccatctcagtcgatgaagattcacaacctcatcaactgatttaccatcattccctaatgaTGTCCAGTCCTTGAgtgcggtgtggatctgtttcAATATACAGATGGTGTTCTTAAATCTACAGCGATTACGAtgataaatataatttctaactTTTCATCTCCCTTAACTACCCAACGCCTATCTGGAGATTGAAGATGTAAAATCCAGGCAAATCAACCATGTTTTAAACACTGCAACAAATGTATTCACTAAGTTTCATCCAGTTATTTTTCTTGCTGTTAATTTCATATTCAACTTTTGCTCTTCATCTTGTAAGCTGTGTTTCTCTGTGCCGAAGCATGATATGGTACACTGAAAAGATTAGCATATATGATAATTCCTACATTTTTTAAGAGCATTATCAACAACTGTCATTTTCCGTGACACGTGATTGTTGTTCGAGATTAAAGAAATAGCctatatataattaaaacaatttgaaTGAATTGTTCTTGAACAGTTTAAGctgtttcaatattattttgacAGTGGTTGTAACCAATGACTGGATGTCTCATTGGGTAAATTACAGTGTTGGTAATGAATCCACCTTTACTTTCTCATTTATTTCGATCATATAATTACTgagtgtttattttatttctgtcTAATGTTGCTTCCTGATTTTTCGTCGTATCTTTACAACATGGAGTAACTTTGATCGATACATTCTTGTGATAGACTCTATAGACTTATTAGCTTTTTCACAAGCGGATTATGTATCTCAGTAAACGTACTTAAGTCAGTTATTTAGCTATACAAATTAATTGCATTGTgtttttacttctttattttgtaaCCTAGTCCCAGTTATGCTCTTTCTCATTATGTCAATCAACTGTTATCACTCGATCTGATTTATTTAGACGTGATATACGTCGCGTACTTGTTACAGACTTTTTTGGTAGCGTGCGTCATATAATCCCTGGACCAGTTATAGAAATTAACAATTCCACTTTGTATGAAAACAATACATTGTAAGTTCACTGCACATGCACacaattatttttttgattgagaacaAAGTGTATTTGAGAATGGACAGTTTGAAAATGTAAATCCACTCTTCCTAGTCTAgttcaattcattttgtataaGGATAAGAAAACTTGTTTTATGTAGTGTAATTATATTTGCACAGCTCGACTACTTAATAATCTTTTAAACACAGTTATTTAAATACAACCTGGTTAACAGCTTGATTTCATCTATCTATATAAAGCAGGCCTAATAACTTTGAAAGAACTTGTTCGAATTCTGTAATGATTCTGTTTATTTTAACAGAAGTAATCTCTTAGTAATTGAATTATTCATCATCCTATCAGTATACGTCACATGTTCAACCTCCATTCTACCTACTTTAGTTAAAGCAGCTGCGTTGGTATTACTATATCGGTGGTTGAAATTCATGACCCCTTTTGACGGAAAATTAAAAGTATGGTTATAAATCTTTAAAAATAAGCTACTGGTTAGCCTGAATTTCTAAGTGTATCGTTATGTGATTAGGAGTGCATTTTGTATCTCCtgtatgaattatttaaatcgACTGTTAATAATACACTATTGTAATACGACTAGTTATAATTCATATAAACTAGTAATCACTTTGCAATAAAAACTCATTAACCGTTCAGCACTAATTAAATGTACAGTGTACATTCTTGGTCTTGGTATCCGGAACCTTGCGGTATAATAGTGGTGTAAACATGATCAATATGCGTATTGAGTTGATTCTACGTGTGATGCATCTTGATAACAGGAATATCGTTCAAATACTCGTCTCTCTTTATGAATAATATAGTCTAACAATCTGCAAAAGTCTCTCCAATTCTTTTTTGCCTATGTTCTTCATTACTTCACTTTTTCGATGGAAGTGTAGTAAAAATGAGTTTGTTCACCTAACATCCAAATAGTGGTTCAAATGTGCTGGTCGACACCAACGGATTATTGAGTTTATGTTACGCAGCCTGAAAGTAATAACTCATCTTGTTCATTTTCAAAAGTGGTTGTACTATAAACAGAATAAAGATTTAGGTAAAATGTCATTGGATGTTGTAATTCAGTCGGTTATTAATGTAGTTGGTTCCATAAGGTCTAAAACCAAAATTTTCGTGTTGTGATTTCAATATACCTGAGATACCCGACAAATAGGGCTTCTTGTGTGACGGAGATAATTCGTTCTCATGTTTGTGTTAATATCAACGTTAAGTGATTTTCTAATGTAGGAAAACTATATTCAGTGAAATGAGTGTATTTCTACAATCGTGGGCTGATGAAGCGCAATAGGTATCTGTGAAACTAGTAACATTTCCACGCTAGTTATTAAAGATGTACATGTTTAAATTTGTAAAGCCTTAAAAGGGTGTTTTAAACGGTCATTTTCTCGAAGATTCCTTGTTTTAGTTTTTGTGTACTTTGTCTACGTATCCAATTGTCTTTTTCATTGCTACAATGTCCTTCtatttttctatattttatGATTATAGAATTAAACACTGAATCGAAGCATTTTTCGTACGTTACACCTCTCAACGTGTATCTGTGATACTAgttttttaattaatatattattGTACAATCCGTTAGACCGTTTACATACATTTTTTCtgtaataattgttttaaaatttattgaatttcGTTAATATGCCATCATAACTTTTGTAATACCACAGGGAAGAGCTATGTTTGTCAATCGCTATAAATTTTCAGCCTATTCATGCTATCAGTAGAACTTTATGGTTTGACGTTATCGAAGTAGTTTTTAATTTCCTAAGTGATAGTGTAATTCCGTTCGGTGCGGAAATACATGACTGACACCTGTTTCAAAGATTAGTTGAAGATATGAAGTTCTTTGTGACAATATTTTCAGATTGAGGTATATCACCGTGTTATTCCAGTTATTGTTTACGGTAAAATGGCGTGGATGCTAACTGTTTTATGAACTTGTTTATCTACAGAGTATGATTAAACGGTTATTTGAGTCCCACTTAACCATGTGCAGCATCATGCTTGTCACTGTTATCATTTTCTATGAGAGAGCATTATTTTAACGTTAAACAGCATCCAACTTCAGGAATGATGTCGTTATACATTACCCTTGTAATGTATGACAACCCAAACACATCGAAACCACTCGTCGCCATGCATTATAAGACCAGAAGTCGACTACAAATAACTTGCGGTTAAGTATTTTCCACACAACCGGTGACACTAGGCATAAACGGCAGCAGAAGATTTGTGTATGTGCGTTTTAAATGATGAGCCAAACTGAACGAACATTACTCATTATTCCGAATAATCGTTGTGAGAGATAGGTTTAATAATATGATACGAAGTCCTGTTTACCGTTGGTCTGACTGCTAATTACAATCGTTAATATAGCTCAAAAACGAATAATATATAGTATGAAAAAGATACAGGAGTTAGGTAGAGAAATAGTAATCGATAAGTGCATAATCGTAGAGATACAAGGGCATCAAAATGAGACATACATTTATGCTAAGGATCAGGATCTTAATGAAGACGGCTGTTCCGAAGGTGAAAATAACTCAACAGTCACATGCTGTCTGAGTTAGGTTGAATATGTGAGTGCTTATTAGTAGTAAACACCACAGCGGTCTGTCTTCGTCCAATTCTCCCGTTTATTAGCTTTGTTCGTGAGCACGGTTTAACTCATGAGAACTGTCTATGTCTTGGAGAGATCTTCGGGACTGCCATTCTTTTCAAGCAGTTTTactttcaaaataatttcatcCATCCTGTCTGATACACAGAACAATTATAGGACAGTATTTTCACTTGACACTTCCCGTCGCAAAAGACTGAAAAGTCCCGTATCAGAGAGGAATGCAAACTGAAAGAGGCAAAACGATTTATATTTATTGCAAAGGCTAGTACCACAAAGTTTGCACGAATTTGACACCTGCGTCTTTCAACCGGTTTAGTAAAGTCGGAATCTTACAATGTGTTTGACGTAACTGTAGTTGCTACTCCAACGAAATTTGTCGAATAGGCACAGGTCGTAAGCAAGAACCTACATAACGACATAAGAGAAAATCTTACCATCCTTAAATGTGGTCGAGATACTGAAGACTGATCATAGTGACAAgtcagttatttttcatagGGTCTAAGAGAGTGAAAGCTCTGAATCGAAAACTCGTTTCGAGCATGATATTGGGTTGATAAAAGAACTACTAAGTCAACCTATGCTTCAAAATATATCCGGAGTCACCTAGCTAAAGGtgtatagattaggtagtcaaGTAAACTTAAAAACAACTCATACCAGGCTGCTTAAAGTAGTAATCAAATCTCCTAATGAACGGAAATTATTTTTAGAGAATGGAcataaattaaagggttcaggagttttCGTCTGTAAGGTCTTGCCTCTGGCAGACTGtgtaaaaagacgggaagccgaaaaaaactacaacttaggttagacgctggccaAAAGGACAAAAAAGCTGTTgttgatcaccaacgtagatgatctatgtcgaaatgattggaggcctactcgagttagacatgaatggtgtgacaaactagctaatgtcgaagtcacaccttgtGGTCAGCatcttacgtggactaccccattgacgtatcacggtaccatagatgctttgaagactgtacaacacagaggacgttatcacagaaatatattagttaaggtagatacaagcgaaagtaagaccactgccgcatgggccagtccatggcgtatgattaactaatgcgcgttggttgtacatgaccttggcagggagcgacgatctgttcgacattcagtgatccaactgtcggatgatttggctagggctcagtgacatttcactggccctacaatactcccccaccagattcagcggccgtttgaatcggtaccaaacatgttgggagcagtcgcgcgccggagagtgccagacgaatattataaatcctccaggtattgcttatctgtaaaacaaatggaaaggaggcggcagaaactggtcgcgaaacagcgagtcataatatgttattaggacgttggttaaacgtaaagcgattaaccatagaaataatgaaaagaacaaaacgttttattgttctatcaagtcgcgctgaaatatatagccttgacaagtaattcagttcctccgatgacaaacgttaagtctgccgcaagagtaatgatgctatagcgatagtaggataagtgtattatcaatcgatatccatatttgtactgtcattagtttaaagttgtaagtcggacagtgtcgttgacagctattaattagtgtcaaattctagttatatctatatctaacagactaaccgtaagtacagaagtataacagtgaagagtggtcgtgatttcgttgtgcgaagctattgaccaacttgtagtcacagtttgaaaagtccatgactgctgttacagtcagtaagggtt
The genomic region above belongs to Schistosoma haematobium chromosome 2, whole genome shotgun sequence and contains:
- a CDS encoding hypothetical protein (EggNog:ENOG410V9CC~COG:O~MEROPS:MER0002477), whose product is MWQKRRYHELLFIVDTCQAESMGKLFYSPNVVAIGSSAIGEESLSLHSDREIGTYVSDRYSYYAFQFLESVTPSSKRTLYDFSQLCSFSLCQSTVITRSDLFRRDIRRVLVTDFFGSVRHIIPGPVIEINNSTLYENNTLIKH